A window of the Diabrotica undecimpunctata isolate CICGRU chromosome 1, icDiaUnde3, whole genome shotgun sequence genome harbors these coding sequences:
- the LOC140432505 gene encoding uncharacterized protein codes for MVDLNIFSNVNPTKHFTLSCAILPTITCKHPQITLDFNALKIPPNIHLADPEFCSPAEVQMLLGADVYFDLLTYGLIKLGPNLPTLTNTHLGYLVGGNVPQSSGSIDSYSILNIQENTQPRNEVSLFVQTQNTDSLVRSFWEIEEISSSTCTPKILTPSEQQAEDICKSSLKILSSGRFQVDLPFKSPNEYKKLGKSFFLAKKRFLNLEQKLIKSDQLYAQYKQFIHEYIALGHCRYVPLSTRNIHSDLKYFIPHHCVLKDSVTNKLRVVFDGSMKTTSNLSLNDIMLPGYTVQRELFDILINFRLFKYCIVADLRHMYRQIRVNPEQVFLLNILWRDSPQEDLKCLQLETVTYGLNNSGFLSTRCLKELAQKHSDKFPLASDALLNCCYIDDVLYGCNDFETLFEIHRQLTECLNLACFSLHKWCANSPEFLAGISHISNEASYVINPENNTNKILGLCWNSHSDHFSVLVPKVTVKDTYTKTEVLSLIASIYDPIGLINPVVVSAKLIMRKIWLERSNWDDHLSPNLLTQWNLFLQTLPHLSNLKIPRLLQNSSNVTSTQIHGFSDASLSAYGACVYLRTSHENGFISCNLISSKSRVSPVKVVTLPRLELLGVLLLSNLVTKILSVLIPSQSQINSVNLWTDSEVVLAWINSHPSRWSTFVANRVTQIQELTSNHTWRHVRSKDNPADILSRGATPLQLLDCDLWFNGPQFLSDPHFDFNLFVYNGPSSINVDELPELKRVTHLIRKPDPQVYDALCKFSCFTRLQRAFAYCIRFIHNVRAKSHRRTGPLTPNELSSSELMIIKLTQSHFFSSEIQFLMDNRLLNDKSIRKLNPFLDSSQIIRVGGRLLFSDVSYDQKFLLHSGPQNTLSNVRLKFWPLDGLRQIKRIIQNCLTCYRFNAQVASQIMANLPRERVQIARPFINVGVDFGGPFPIKTSKLKRAPLTKAYMAVFVC; via the coding sequence ATggtggatttaaatattttctcaaatgttaatcccacaaaacattttaCACTCTCTTGTGCGATTCTCCCAACCATCACTTGTAAGCACCCTCAAATTACATTGGATTTTAATGCTCTCAAAATTCCACCAAACATTCACCTAGCTGATCCAGAATTTTGTTCTCCTGCAGAAGTTCAAATGCTGCTTGGAGCAGATGTTTATTTCGACTTACTTACTTACGGGTTAATAAAATTAGGCCCTAATCTTCCTACCTTAACAAATACTCATCTCGGTTATCTTGTAGGTGGAAATGTACCTCAATCATCTGGGTCAATTGACTCATATTCTATACTTAACATTCAAGAAAATACTCAACCTCGAAATGAAGTATCCTTGTTCGTTCAAACTCAAAATACCGATTCACTCGTACGGTCGTTTTGGGAAATAGAAGAAATCTCGTCTTCTACTTGTACTCCAAAAATCCTAACTCCTTCGGAGCAACAAGCCGAAGATATTTGTAAATCGTCACTTAAAATATTATCATCTGGTAGATTCCAAGTAGATCTCCCTTTCAAATCTCCCAACGAATATAAAAAATTGGGCAAATCGTTTTTCCTCGCAAAGAAGCGATTCCTAAACCTCGAACAGAAACTGATCAAGTCAGATCAATTATACGCACAGTATAAACAATTTATTCATGAATATATTGCACTTGGACATTGCAGATATGTGCCTCTCTCCACTCGAAATATTCACtctgatttaaaatactttattccTCACCATTGCGTTTTAAAGGATAGCGTAACAAATAAGTTGCGTGTTGTCTTTGATGGCAGTATGAAAACTACCTCAAATCTAAGTCTTAATGACATAATGCTTCCTGGTTATACGGTACAACGCGAATTATTcgatattttgataaattttagattatttaaatactgtattGTAGCAGATCTACGTCATATGTACAGACAAATTCGAGTAAATCCCGAACAGGTATTTCTGTTGAACATCTTATGGCGTGATTCACCTCAAGAGGATTTGAAATGTCTTCAACTTGAAACTGTAACTTATGGATTAAATAACTCCGGTTTTCTCAGCACTAGATGTCTTAAGGAATTAGCTCAAAAACATTCCGACAAATTTCCCTTGGCTAGTGATGCTCTTTTAAATTGCTGTTATATCGATGATGTGCTGTATGGCTGTAACGATTTTGAAACACTCTTCGAAATTCATCGTCAATTAACCGAATGTTTAAACCTCGCTTGTTTCTCGCTTCATAAATGGTGTGCAAACTCACCTGAATTTCTCGCAGGTATTTCTCATATCTCTAATGAAGCTAGTTATGTAATCAATCCTGAAAATAACACGAACAAAATTCTCGGCCTATGTTGGAATTCTCACTCCGATCATTTTTCAGTTCTTGTGCCAAAGGTTACCGTTAAGGATACCTATACAAAAACAGaagttctttctttaattgcttCCATTTATGACCCTATCGGATTGATTAACCCTGTAGTGGTATCTGCTAAATTAATTATGAGAAAGATTTGGTTAGAAAGGTCGAATTGGGATGACCACCTCAGTCCAAATTTGCTTACACAATGGAATCTATTTTTACAAACACTTCCTCACCTCTCCAATCTCAAGATTCCTAGGTTGCTGCAAAATTCTAGCAATGTAACAAGTACTCAAATACATGGGTTTTCGGATGCAAGTCTTAGCGCGTATGGTGCTTGCGTTTATTTAAGAACATCACATGAAAATGGCTTTATCTCTTGCAATCTAATCTCCTCAAAGAGTCGTGTTAGTCCTGTAAAAGTTGTGACTCTTCCTCGATTAGAACTTCTAGGAGTATTATTACTCTCTAATCTTGTTACGAAGATTCTTTCTGTCTTGATTCCATCCCAATCTCAGATAAATTCTGTCAATTTATGGACAGATTCCGAAGTCGTCCTCGCATGGATTAATTCACACCCTTCTCGTTGGTCTACCTTTGTAGCCAATAGAGTAACTCAAATTCAAGAACTCACCTCCAACCATACATGGAGACATGTACGATCGAAAGACAACCCTGCGGATATATTATCTCGTGGTGCTACACCCTTGCAGTTGCTTGATTGTGATCTTTGGTTTAATGGTCCTCAATTTTTGTCAGATCCACACTTTGATTTCAACCTCTTTGTATATAATGGTCCTTCGAGTATTAATGTTGATGAACTGCCTGAACTCAAAAGGGTTACTCATCTGATCAGAAAACCAGATCCACAAGTGTATGATGCCCTCTGCAAATTTTCATGTTTCACTCGACTTCAGAGAGCTTTTGCATACTGCATTCGTTTTATTCACAATGTAAGAGCTAAGTCTCATAGACGTACAGGTCCTCTCACTCCAAATGAACTCTCTAGTTCTGAGTTAATGATTATCAAATTGACCCAGTCTCATTTCTTCAGTTCGGAAATCCAATTTTTAATGGATAATCGTCTGCTTAACGATAAGTCTATTCGTAAATTGAATCCCTTTCTAGATTCGTCTCAAATAATACGAGTAGGCGGTCGTCTTCTCTTTTCAGATGTTTCTTATGATCAGAAATTCCTTCTACATTCTGGCCCTCAAAATACACTGTCCAATGTTAGATTGAAATTCTGGCCTCTTGATGGTCTTCGACAAATCaaacgtataatacaaaattgtcTCACTTGTTACCGTTTTAACGCACAAGTCGCTTCCCAAATCATGGCTAATCTCCCGAGGGAAAGAGTTCAAATTGCACGTCCATTTATAAACGTTGGAGTTGATTTTGGTGGTCCATTTCCAATCAAGACCTCTAAACTCAAGAGAGCTCCCCTTACTAAGGCCTATATGGCAGTGTTTGTATGTTAA